The Falco naumanni isolate bFalNau1 chromosome 1, bFalNau1.pat, whole genome shotgun sequence genome window below encodes:
- the DCTN6 gene encoding dynactin subunit 6 produces the protein MAEKVQKSVKIAPGAVVCVESEIRGDVTIGPRTVIHPKARIIAEAGPIIIGEGNLIEEQALIINGYPENITPEAEEVEPKPMVIGTNNVFEVGCYSQAMKVGDNNVIESKAFVGRNVILTSGCIIGVCCNVNTYEVIPENTVIYGADCLRRVQTERPQPQTLQLDFLMKILPNYHHLKKTMKAASTPVKS, from the exons ATGGCGGAGAAGGTGCAGAAGAG CGTGAAGATCGCGCCGGGGGCCGTGGTGTGCGTGGAGAGCGAGATCCGCGGGGACGTGACCATCG GACCCCGCACGGTGATCCACCCCAAGGCCAGGATCATCGCCGAGGCGGGACCGATCATCATCGGGGAGGGCAACTTGATCGAGGAGCAGGCGCTCATCATCAATGG GTATCCAGAGAATATTACACCCGAAGCGGAGGAGGTGGAGCCCAAGCCAATGGTCATTGGCACCAACAATGTTTTCGAGGTTGGGTGTT ATTCCCAAGCAATGAAGGTGGGAGATAACAACGTCATTGAATCCAAAG CATTTGTTGGCAGGAATGTGATCCTGACGAGTGGCTGCATCATCGGGGTCTGCTGTAATGTCAACACCTACGAGGTGATCCCCGAAAACACCGTCATCTATGGGGCTGACTGCCTGCGCCGTGTCCAGACCGAGCGGCCACAG CCCCAGACACTGCAGCTGGATTTCCTGATGAAGATCTTGCCAAACTACCATCACCTAAAGAAGACCATGAAGGCCGCGTCCACTCCGGTCAAGAGCTGA
- the BTC gene encoding probetacellulin isoform X1 yields the protein MEEAAAAPAPGGGPGTLLLCLALASGLAFFTCVGADTNVTASHGTEGLACDTAKGCTGNVTQLRRQGHFSRCPEEYSHYCVKGRCRFLVAENAPACVCERGYTGARCERVDIFYLRGDRGQIVIISLIAAIVTLIILIISACLCSHHCRKQRRKRKAEEMETLNKNLPSKSEDVLETGIV from the exons atggaggaggcggcggcggccccggccccgggcggcggcCCCGGTACCCTGCTGCTCTGTCTGGCCCTCGCCTCCG GCTTGGCGTTCTTCACTTGCGTGGGTGCCGACACCAATGTCACCGCCAGCCATGGCACAGAGGGGTTGGCCTGCGACACGGCCAAAGGCTGCACGG GGAACGTGACGCAGCTGAGGCGGCAGGGTCACTTCTCCAGGTGCCCAGAGGAGTACAGTCACTACTGCGTCAAAGGGAGATGCCGCTTCCTTGTGGCTGAGAACGCACCAGCTTGTGT ATGCGAGCGAGGCTACACGGGGGCTCGCTGCGAGAGGGTGGACATCTTCTACCTGAGAGGCGACCGGGGCCAGATCGTGATCATCTCCTTGATCGCTGCCATCGTCACCCTCATCATCCTCATCATCTCCGCCTGCCTCTGCAGTCA CCACTGTCGGAAGCAGCGTAGGAAGAGAAAGGCGGAAGAGATGGAGACGTTGAACAAGAATTTGCCTTCCAAAAGTGAGGACGTGCTGGAGACGGGCATCGTGTGA
- the BTC gene encoding probetacellulin isoform X2, with amino-acid sequence MEEAAAAPAPGGGPGTLLLCLALASGNVTQLRRQGHFSRCPEEYSHYCVKGRCRFLVAENAPACVCERGYTGARCERVDIFYLRGDRGQIVIISLIAAIVTLIILIISACLCSHHCRKQRRKRKAEEMETLNKNLPSKSEDVLETGIV; translated from the exons atggaggaggcggcggcggccccggccccgggcggcggcCCCGGTACCCTGCTGCTCTGTCTGGCCCTCGCCTCCG GGAACGTGACGCAGCTGAGGCGGCAGGGTCACTTCTCCAGGTGCCCAGAGGAGTACAGTCACTACTGCGTCAAAGGGAGATGCCGCTTCCTTGTGGCTGAGAACGCACCAGCTTGTGT ATGCGAGCGAGGCTACACGGGGGCTCGCTGCGAGAGGGTGGACATCTTCTACCTGAGAGGCGACCGGGGCCAGATCGTGATCATCTCCTTGATCGCTGCCATCGTCACCCTCATCATCCTCATCATCTCCGCCTGCCTCTGCAGTCA CCACTGTCGGAAGCAGCGTAGGAAGAGAAAGGCGGAAGAGATGGAGACGTTGAACAAGAATTTGCCTTCCAAAAGTGAGGACGTGCTGGAGACGGGCATCGTGTGA